Proteins co-encoded in one Apteryx mantelli isolate bAptMan1 chromosome 4, bAptMan1.hap1, whole genome shotgun sequence genomic window:
- the LOC136991931 gene encoding olfactory receptor 4S2-like: MENVSSVKEFILLGLSKNQGVQKIHFVVFLFFYIVTVAGNLLIVVTVVSSQRLNSPMYFFLCHLSIADICFSSVTAPKMIADFLVEKKTISFGGCMVQLFGLHFFGGAEVFILTVMAYDRYFAICRPLHYTTLMTRRVCGWMVMGSWVGGFVHSLVQTLITVSLPFCGPNEIDHYLCDVQPLLQLACTDTYVVGIIVVANGGMISLVSFFILLTSYIVILLSLKRRMSEGRKKALSTCGSHITVVILFFGPCTFTYIRPSSNLSEDKSVAVFYTVITPMLNPLIYTLRNEEVKSAMRKLWNRKVWSEK; encoded by the coding sequence atggagaatgtaagcagtgtgaaggaattcattcttctgggcctttcaaagaaccaaggggtgcagaaaatacattttgtggtgtttttgttcttctatattgttactgtggcaggaaatctgctcatcgttgtcactgtagttagcagtcagcgtctgaactcccccatgtatttctttctctgccacctgtccattgcagatatttgcttctcttctgtcacagctcccaaaatgattgctgacttccttgttgaaaagaaaaccatttcctttgggggttgcatggtgCAGCTATTCGGGCTACATTTCTTCggtggcgctgaggtcttcatcctcacagtgatggcctatgatcgctactttgccatatgcagacccctgcactacaccaccctcatgaccaggcgtgtgtgtggctggatggtgatgggttcatgggtggggggctttgtgcactccctggtgcagaccctcataaccgttagcctccctttttgcggccccaacgaaattgaccactacctctgtgatgtccaaccCCtgctacaactggcctgtaccgacacctatgttgtgggcatcattgtcgttgccaatggtggaatgatttctttggtctctttcttcatcctgctcacgtcctacattgtcattttgttatccttgaaaaggcgaatgtccgaagggcggaagaaagccctctccacctgtgggtcccacattactgtggtgattctcttctttgggccatgcacattcacctacatacgcccatccagcaatctctcggaggacaagagcgtagctgtcttttacactgtcatcacgcccatgctgaacccactcatctacacactgagaaatgaggaggtaaaaagtgccatgagaaaactgtggaatagaaaagtctggagtgaaaag